The following coding sequences are from one Acipenser ruthenus chromosome 7, fAciRut3.2 maternal haplotype, whole genome shotgun sequence window:
- the LOC117415199 gene encoding zinc finger CCHC-type and RNA-binding motif-containing protein 1-like: MLGEREPPKKKEKKKKKKVEETEEVEDEESEEEGEDPALDSLSQAIAFQQARIEEDEQRCKQREDANGASTSEDSRRPRIKKSAYFSDDEELSD; this comes from the exons ATGCTTGGTGAAAGAGAACCACCcaagaagaaagaaaagaaaaagaagaagaaagtaGAAGAGACAGAAGAAGT TGAGGATGAAGAAAGTGAAGAGGAAGGAGAAGACCCTGCTCTTGATAGTCTCAGCCAAGCTATTGCGTTCCAG CAAGCAAGAATTGAAGAGGATGAACAAAGGTGCAAACAGAGAGAGGATGCAAATGGGGCTTCTACTTCCGAGGACTCCAGACGACCAAGAATTAAAAAGAGTGCTTATTTTAGTGATGATGAAGAACTAAGTGACTAA
- the LOC117416216 gene encoding YY1-associated factor 2 isoform X1 gives MGDKKSPTRPKRQPKPSSDEGYWDCSVCTFRNSAEAFKCMMCDVRKGTSTRRPALRIEKIEDSRRRGVPSLRGGKPRPVSQLVAQQVTQQFASPTQPKKEKKDKAEKEKNEKETTVKKNSHKKTRPRLKNVDRSSAQHLEVTVGDLTVIITDFKEKTKSTPTSSATSADQHSQSGSSSDNTERGMSRSSSPRGEGSLVNGESH, from the exons ATGGGAGACAAGAAGAGTCCGACAAG GCCGAAAAGGCAGCCCAAGCCTTCCTCCGACGAAGGATACTGGGACTGTAGCGTTTGTACATTCAGGAACAGCGCAGAGGCTTTTAAGTGCATGATGTGTGATGTCAGGAAGGGCACATCAACACG GCGGCCAGCACTCCGTATAGAGAAAATTGAAGATTCAAGAAGGCGAGGCGTCCCATCACTACGAGGGGG gaaacCTCGTCCAGTTTCCCAGTTGGTTGCACAGCAAGTAACCCAGCAGTTTGCTTCTCCCACACAaccaaagaaagagaaaaaagacaaagcagaaaaggaaaaaaatgaaaaggaaactacAGTCAAAAAGAACAGTCACAAGAAAACAAG GCCAAGATTAAAAAATGTGGATAGAAGCAGTGCACAACACTTGGAAGTCACAGTAGGAGACCTGACTGTTATTATCACAGACTTTAAGGAGAAAACAAAGTCCACGCCTACTTCCAGTGCAACATCTGCTGATCAGCACAGTCAAAGTGGCTCCAGTTCTGACAACACGGAAAGAGGAATGTCAAGGTCATCTTCACCTCGGGGAGAAGGATCATTAGTCAATGGAGAGTCCCACTAA
- the LOC117416216 gene encoding YY1-associated factor 2 isoform X2, translating to MGDKKSPTRPKRQPKPSSDEGYWDCSVCTFRNSAEAFKCMMCDVRKGTSTRKPRPVSQLVAQQVTQQFASPTQPKKEKKDKAEKEKNEKETTVKKNSHKKTRPRLKNVDRSSAQHLEVTVGDLTVIITDFKEKTKSTPTSSATSADQHSQSGSSSDNTERGMSRSSSPRGEGSLVNGESH from the exons ATGGGAGACAAGAAGAGTCCGACAAG GCCGAAAAGGCAGCCCAAGCCTTCCTCCGACGAAGGATACTGGGACTGTAGCGTTTGTACATTCAGGAACAGCGCAGAGGCTTTTAAGTGCATGATGTGTGATGTCAGGAAGGGCACATCAACACG gaaacCTCGTCCAGTTTCCCAGTTGGTTGCACAGCAAGTAACCCAGCAGTTTGCTTCTCCCACACAaccaaagaaagagaaaaaagacaaagcagaaaaggaaaaaaatgaaaaggaaactacAGTCAAAAAGAACAGTCACAAGAAAACAAG GCCAAGATTAAAAAATGTGGATAGAAGCAGTGCACAACACTTGGAAGTCACAGTAGGAGACCTGACTGTTATTATCACAGACTTTAAGGAGAAAACAAAGTCCACGCCTACTTCCAGTGCAACATCTGCTGATCAGCACAGTCAAAGTGGCTCCAGTTCTGACAACACGGAAAGAGGAATGTCAAGGTCATCTTCACCTCGGGGAGAAGGATCATTAGTCAATGGAGAGTCCCACTAA